The following are encoded in a window of Staphylococcus piscifermentans genomic DNA:
- a CDS encoding YkvI family membrane protein, translated as MGQQIDWKNVLKLSGAYMAYLIGSGFATGQEVMQFFASYGKAGIAGIVLSAILFCSLGVTLMTRGYELQLEHPGDIFRVYCGKIIGRLIEYFTLLFLFSIVVIMISGTGAIAHEHFGVPTIVGLLGMGLITMITVIFGLKKLVDIIGAVGPVIVVLTIAICLVVFLKNIGSLPSLDTLPQAAKDLQPAGHWWQSSVLFFCYNILAGTIFFTQLGQQSGSKKEAAAAGILGGAGLMLAVLAMVVAMFAHYPKVLKLEVPVLYLGDTISPWVAIVFSICILLGIYSTTAPMYWLIKNEFMRIIPAKFGIAVTIVLGIIFMLGGSLPFGKLVAMIYPFVGYVGLAVVIIIFVRTIWAKINPQKSKA; from the coding sequence ATGGGACAACAAATAGATTGGAAAAATGTATTGAAATTAAGTGGAGCATACATGGCTTACTTAATTGGTTCAGGATTTGCGACAGGTCAAGAAGTGATGCAATTCTTCGCTTCTTATGGAAAAGCGGGTATTGCTGGTATTGTATTAAGTGCTATTCTCTTTTGTTCATTAGGTGTCACACTGATGACCCGCGGATATGAATTGCAATTAGAACATCCCGGAGATATTTTCAGAGTGTATTGCGGAAAAATTATTGGAAGATTAATTGAATATTTTACATTGTTATTCCTGTTCAGTATTGTAGTAATTATGATTTCAGGTACTGGTGCAATTGCGCATGAACACTTCGGTGTACCTACAATAGTAGGGTTGCTAGGCATGGGGCTAATAACAATGATAACCGTTATCTTTGGTTTGAAGAAGTTGGTAGATATTATTGGAGCGGTCGGCCCAGTTATTGTAGTGTTAACTATCGCTATTTGTTTAGTAGTATTTTTAAAAAATATCGGGTCATTACCTTCATTGGATACATTGCCGCAAGCAGCTAAGGATTTACAGCCAGCAGGACATTGGTGGCAATCAAGTGTATTGTTCTTCTGTTATAACATTTTAGCAGGGACAATTTTCTTCACACAGTTAGGTCAGCAATCTGGAAGTAAGAAAGAAGCGGCTGCAGCTGGAATATTAGGTGGAGCTGGCTTGATGCTTGCAGTGTTAGCAATGGTTGTTGCTATGTTCGCACATTATCCGAAAGTATTGAAACTAGAAGTACCTGTACTGTACTTAGGCGATACTATTAGTCCATGGGTAGCGATAGTCTTTTCAATTTGTATCTTATTAGGGATTTATTCTACAACAGCACCGATGTATTGGTTGATTAAAAATGAATTCATGCGAATAATACCCGCTAAATTTGGAATAGCAGTTACAATTGTTTTAGGCATTATCTTTATGCTTGGCGGATCGCTGCCATTTGGGAAATTGGTTGCAATGATTTATCCATTTGTAGGTTATGTTGGTTTAGCAGTGGTAATTATTATCTTTGTACGTACAATATGGGCAAAAATCAACCCTCAAAAGTCTAAAGCTTAA
- a CDS encoding DUF2294 domain-containing protein, whose product MSYHFLSKQVIDIASKNTKNKTQEFANLVRAYRKAHIGKGPEQIKVFFKDNWAIAHMTGSLSKVENFYLRNTESKEFERMLKFGRTEEIKQLYNQHPPTEMEELVGAKFVKLFTDVNLEDDEVISIFVFDRSIE is encoded by the coding sequence ATGTCATATCATTTCTTAAGTAAGCAGGTGATTGATATAGCTAGCAAGAATACTAAAAATAAAACTCAAGAATTTGCTAATCTCGTACGTGCATATCGGAAGGCACATATCGGTAAAGGTCCGGAACAAATCAAAGTTTTCTTTAAAGATAACTGGGCCATTGCACATATGACAGGCAGTTTGAGTAAAGTTGAAAATTTTTACTTACGCAACACCGAAAGTAAAGAATTTGAAAGAATGCTCAAATTTGGTCGTACAGAAGAAATTAAGCAGCTTTATAACCAACATCCTCCAACTGAAATGGAAGAATTGGTAGGCGCAAAATTTGTAAAATTATTTACAGATGTTAATCTAGAAGATGACGAGGTCATTTCAATCTTTGTATTTGACCGTTCAATCGAATAA
- a CDS encoding ABC transporter permease translates to MGALITVLKEHIKGFYLINRLAQFELKIANHNNYLGMAWELINPLIQILVYWFVFGFGIRTNAPVDGIPFIYWMLVGISMWFFINQGILDGTRSIVSKYNQVAKMNFPLSIIPTYTVTAKLYGHLVLLLIVFIFCIASGIYPTIHIIQLLLYVPFAYLFTCAVALVTSTLGVLIRDTQMLMQALMRVLFYASPILWVAKPGSIVQKILMLNPIYFIAESYRAALLFHKWYFIEHWELALYNVFIVLFLFFVGSILHMRYRDQFADFM, encoded by the coding sequence ATGGGAGCACTAATAACTGTTCTTAAAGAACATATTAAAGGTTTTTACTTAATTAATAGATTGGCTCAGTTTGAACTGAAAATAGCTAATCACAATAACTATTTAGGAATGGCTTGGGAATTAATCAATCCGCTCATTCAAATTTTAGTTTATTGGTTTGTATTTGGATTTGGAATTCGTACGAATGCCCCTGTAGACGGTATTCCGTTTATTTATTGGATGCTTGTCGGTATCAGTATGTGGTTCTTTATCAACCAAGGTATTTTAGATGGAACACGTTCAATTGTTTCGAAATATAATCAGGTTGCAAAAATGAATTTTCCATTATCTATTATTCCAACATATACAGTAACAGCGAAATTATACGGACATCTTGTTTTATTATTAATTGTTTTCATATTCTGTATAGCGTCTGGAATCTATCCAACCATTCATATTATTCAATTATTACTTTATGTACCATTTGCATACTTGTTTACGTGTGCAGTTGCACTTGTTACTTCGACTTTAGGAGTGCTGATCCGTGATACACAAATGTTGATGCAAGCATTAATGCGCGTGCTCTTTTATGCATCACCTATTTTATGGGTTGCTAAACCAGGATCAATTGTGCAAAAGATTTTAATGTTAAATCCAATTTATTTTATTGCTGAGTCCTATCGTGCAGCGTTGTTATTCCATAAATGGTATTTCATCGAGCATTGGGAACTCGCTTTATACAATGTATTTATTGTCTTATTCTTGTTCTTTGTAGGTTCAATTTTACACATGCGTTACAGAGACCAATTTGCAGACTTTATGTAA
- the tagH gene encoding teichoic acids export ABC transporter ATP-binding subunit TagH: MKDISVKMENITKEYRIYRNNKERVKDALIPNHKNKTFYALNDVSMTAHKGDIIGLVGINGSGKSTLSNIIGGSLSNTSGNIEKHGEVSVIAINAGLNAQLTGLENIEFKMLCMGFKPKEIKELTPKIIEFSELGEFIYQPVKKYSSGMRAKLGFSINVTIDPDILVIDEALSVGDQTFTQKSLDKIHEFKEADKTIFFVSHNIGQVREFCTKIAWIEGGRLKEFGDVDDVLPHYEKFLKDFKKKSKAQQKEFKQELDKSRFVMK; this comes from the coding sequence ATGAAAGATATATCTGTAAAAATGGAGAATATAACAAAAGAATATCGCATTTATCGCAACAATAAAGAGAGAGTCAAAGATGCTTTGATTCCTAACCATAAAAATAAAACGTTTTACGCCTTGAATGATGTTTCTATGACCGCTCATAAAGGTGATATTATCGGCTTGGTAGGCATTAATGGATCTGGCAAATCCACATTAAGCAATATCATCGGCGGGTCCCTCTCTAATACCAGCGGCAATATTGAAAAACATGGCGAAGTGAGTGTTATCGCAATTAATGCGGGCTTAAATGCACAATTGACCGGATTAGAAAATATCGAATTCAAAATGTTGTGTATGGGATTCAAGCCTAAAGAAATTAAAGAACTCACTCCTAAAATTATTGAATTTAGTGAATTAGGAGAGTTTATTTATCAACCTGTCAAAAAGTATTCAAGCGGGATGCGTGCGAAGTTAGGTTTCTCTATTAACGTAACCATTGATCCGGATATTTTAGTTATCGATGAAGCCCTATCTGTAGGTGACCAAACTTTCACTCAAAAATCTTTAGATAAAATACACGAGTTTAAAGAAGCAGATAAAACCATCTTCTTTGTCAGCCATAATATTGGTCAAGTACGTGAATTCTGTACAAAGATTGCTTGGATTGAAGGCGGCCGTTTGAAAGAATTCGGTGATGTAGACGATGTTTTACCTCACTATGAAAAATTCTTAAAAGATTTTAAAAAGAAATCTAAGGCCCAACAAAAAGAATTTAAACAAGAATTAGACAAATCCCGCTTTGTCATGAAATAA